The sequence TCTCTTTAATTCTTGCctgtttcaaatatttaaactgAATTGCCTTGAAGTAGTTAACCATTGTTTTGAGTCTCTTTTCTCTCTGCAGTTACTGTGAATGCTTTGCTGCTGGAGTTTATTGTANATGTGTGACAATAAGGCGGCTGGTGAATCTTCCTCGGGGTGTGTTGTACCTGGTATTGGTCTTCATCTAAACGCTATTGCATTGTCCGCAAGGGACAGTAACATCAATGTCGTACATGACTATTCCATATCTGGAGAGATTCACAAGAATTTTTCAGGCTCTACCACTCCAATTCACTCCCAAGACATTGTGCAAGAAACTTCGGACCAAGCAGAAAATGAACCTGTCGAAGAAGTTCCCAGAGCATTGGTGTTCCCAGAGTTGAATACGGGCAGCcttaagaaaaagaagcaagttttttttttttgaacaaaagttACATAACAGATttgtatatcttctttttttgtttttcttatcaGTTGGCTTAAATGTGCAGGCGTGTGTCTGAACAAGCTGGAGAGGGTGAGTCATGTAAGCGATGCAACTGCAAAAAGTCAAAGTGTTTGAAGCTGTAAGCTGCATACCCCTAGCTTCTCTTTAATTCTTGCctgtttcaaatatttaaactgAATTGCCTTGAAGTAGTTAACCATTGTTTTGAGTCTCTTTTCTCTCTGCAGTTACTGTGAATGCTTTGCTGCTGGAGTTTATTGTATAGAGCCATGTTCATGTATAGATTGCTTTAACAAACCTGTCCATGAAGAAACTGTCCTGGCTACCCGTAAACAGATTGAATCCCGAAATCCACTTGCATTTGCTCCTAAAGTCATCAGAAGCGCAGATTCCATCATGGAAGCTGGTGTAAGAGCTCTTTATTCCATCTTCTTATTCcccctctctcctctctctcctccCTTATCTGGGCGATGACACTTTTATCTCGCACAGGATGATGCAAGTAAAACTCCAGCTTCCGCACGACACAAACGTGGCTGCAACTGCAAGAAATCAAACTGTCTGAAGAAATACTGTGAATGctatcaggttttttttttcatcatctatTCATCATTGTTCTCAATATCTATCTGTGTAGGTTATATTACCATGATCTGATTTGGATACTTTGGTCCTGATAATCTAATAGGGTGGAGTCGGCTGTTCCATAAACTGTAGATGTGAAGGATGCAAAAATGTATTCGGCAGAAAAGAAGGTAAGCTTCCTTGCTCAACTTTTAATTACTGTCTATTTACAGTCTTTGGTTTGACATAATTACAATCTCAGGGTCTTTACTTGTCATCATGGAGAGCAAACAAGAGGAGGATCAGGAGACatatgagaaaagaagaacaaaaatccAACACAAGATCGAGGTGTCAAGAGAAGTGGAGCAGAACCCAAGTTCTGATCAACCTTCAACACCACTGCCACCGTACAGGTAATTGTATCGAGGTTTCAAACAATATACAAACAAGACAGCTCCTGAATTGCTGTAACCTTTGTTTTGCAGACATTTGGTGGTTCATCAGCCGTTCTTGTCTAAGAACAGACTGCCTCCCACACAGTTTTTTATTGGCATGGGTTCTTCATCTTTCAGAAAACAAGACAGTGATTTGACACAGTCACATAATGGGAAGAAGCCTGTTGATCCCGTGACtgaagataaaacagagattaTGCCTGAGATTCTCCTCAATTCCCCTATAGCTAACATCAAGGCCATCTCTCCCAACAGTAAGAGAGTTTCTCCCCCTCAGCTCGGCTCTTCGGAATCTGGCTCAAACCTAAGGAGGAGAGGTAATGGCCGGAAGCTGATACTACGGTCTATTCCAGCATTTCCTTCTCTCAACCCAAATCAGTGAATCAAAACTATTTGGTTAAGCTATGGAAAAAATTCTTTGTATCTTTGTAATGTACCAGATCGTGTTAGCCTACATGCCTGTTTCCATAACATAAGTAACGTTCTTGTAAGATACTTTATTCCAGTAGGTAGTATATTATCACATTCTAGTTCATAATCTTCCATAAAGAGTATCTAAAAAAATAGACTTTGAGAAACACCAGGTTTGAAACATTAAAGAGTCAAACAAGATACGTACACATTAGCAGAAGCTACAAGGTTTACTAATTTGCTCTAATAAATATTTCAGAAACCATTCCACAAGTTCTCCTAGAGTCAGTTCCATGATTAAAGTAAAATAGATAGTGACTAGATAGATGCTGTTACGTTATTATCCACCCTACTCTTCATTACCCGAAGATCTCATACAGCCGCAGAAacgatttttcttctttctcgcTGTCCTTTTGCCACCTTTATGGATAATGTCTCTCAAGAGTATCACTGTCCTACTCTCAGAGAATTTTTTCCTTCCTTTACTCTTTGATGCTCCCTCTTCAAGCTTTAGCACTGTTCGCTCAATGTTCTGCATTTCTTGCTGCATCTGCTCAATCTTCTCAGACCCATTCTTTGACTTCTCTATAAccacttttctatatatatctctgGCATCTCCGGTCTCCTCGATTTCATTAGAAAGAATCTCATTTGTGTTTGTAAGCTGAAAGATTGCTTCCTCCATTTCTTTCAGCTGTTTCTTCACTCTAACAATATCAGGGTTAGTGAACTTGCCTGGCTTCTCGTTCATCTCCAGCTTGCTTTTAAGATCTCTTAAGCTGATTCTGAGGCTTGCCAATCTTCGAGAATCAGACAAAAGTCTCTCCAGAATCTTTGCATTGTCCTCAGTGCTTCTAGATAACTCTAGTTTGTCAACAACTCCAACCATTTTCTCAGACTGTGATTCAATGGAGGGATTCCTGCTTCTGCGATGAAGACGAGGGATCAGAGGCttctttgagtttttattggtgATCAGAGACTTAATGCTGGATTCTGGTTCAGCAGATTCTTCCCATAATTCAAGCATCTGGTCACTAGAACCACGACTAGTTCTCCGGCTTCTTCCATAGAACGTTGAGTCTGCAACTTGATCAAGGGGAATGTCTTTCATCAATGAACCATTTTTCAACTCAGTCATCGCAGGTGATCTAGGCTGTCTGATTTCACCTGAGAATTGGTCCTCAAGTTCAATCTCTTCATACAGCTTGCGGTCTCTGCTTCTGTGAGAAGAGTTTCGTCTTCTCAGCTTACCACGCCTCTTTTTTTCCTCAGCAACTGCTTTCTTAATggttttgattcttgttttcaTGTCCTGCAAAAGCACAAATCCACTGTCTAGGTTGGTACTGCTATGTCCTTCTTCTTGAGAGACTGCTGCTTCTGGATGTTCATCATTCTGGACGCCCTGAGGAAATTGGAAAATATTAACTCGTGGTGCATACATGTGAAAATGCACAATTTCAAAAAATGGAAGCCACTAACGTGGTCAGTAAAATCAGTCAATTAGTAAAGGTAATCAAGTTTCAAGAACCGGTAAGATGTCAAATAGAAGGAATGGGAATAAGTTTACCTCTCTGTGACGATCAGCTGGTGCAGGGAGTTTCAATAAAGACAGGGCATTTTGCTCAAGAGACCTGACATCTTCTGCCAGAGATGCTACCACAGGATCATAGGCAGACAATTGATTCTTCAGCTCAGTCACTTCATATTCCAAGAATCCAactgtttctttaatttgttctACCTCTGTGGTTTTTGTAACAGCTTCATCTTTGAGATTTTCACAAACTCCAGTGAGTTCCTTAACTTTATTCTCAAGCAATACTTCACGGACAGCTGAAATCTGTAGATCAAAGTAAAAAGATGTTGCTTCAGCATCCCAAAGTCCAAACTCATTGCTTTTCTCCTGCAGCTCTGAACTCAAGAACTCCTCTCGAACTCGGTGTTCTTGGATTTCCTTGTGTAACAACTCTACCTCCGACTCCAAATTCTCCTTCAAATTGCCAAGGTTTTTAATCTCTTCATCCTGTCTCCCAGTAAGGTCACACAGTTTAGTAATCCGCCTATCTAAGTTTCCCCTCAATTTCCTAGATTCTTTACAGTCTTTCCTCAGCTCTTCAACTGCTTCACACAGTTCAGCATTTGCAATATGTGTAGCCTTGAGCATCTCTTCAGCTTCTTGGAGCTCCATCGCCTTCTGCCTCAAGATTTCATCTTTATCTAAAATTTGATGATCTAAGAGATCATTTAGCTCATTGGCTTCTTCGAGGCTTTCCTGTAACTTCTCCAGCTTGATATTAAGCTCCTGACTGTCCACCTCTTTTCCTTTTAACTTCTCCTCCAGTGTCTCAATTTTCTGCTTCAGGCCACTATTGATGTCTTGTAAACTAGACAAGTTTTCAGCAAAAGCTTCAACCTGTTGAACTTTTTCAGACCCAAAGGACTGGTAAACCACAGACATGTTGTTCAAGGCAATAGCTTCCTGAAGAACTGCaacgttttcttcttcaagtatACACATCTCACCTTTAAGTTCTGAGAATTTCAGAAgcaaagtttggtttttgttgagAGCATTTGAGTGATCTTGGTGCAAAGCCATGTATGACTCATGCAGACTCTCAAACTTTAAATGCTCAGTTTGTAGTTCAGCTCTTAGCTCTAGCTCCCGCTGCTCTCTGTCGACCAGTTCTGATTTCAACTGCTGGTTCATTTCCAATAGCTCGAGCCTGTCCTTTTTCAGCATTCCATAGCGATGTACTATCGTCTCCAGATCTTTCTCTACAACACGTTTCTCTGATTCCACTTTCATGCCATCTGATTGGAACTGTCCAAGTAGAGATAAGAGCACAGAGTTCTCAATCACAAGTCGCTGCGTCTCATATTCAGCGCTAGAGAGTGAACATTTTAGGTCTTTAATGTCACCCAAGACACGTGAAACGGGGATTCTCTCTTTTGCAACCTTCTGGTCAGCTGTCTTACAATCTGCTTCAACTTGAAGTGCCTTAAACACTTGATAAATTGCACCCCTGAAGTTATCAATCTCATGCACCAAAAACTCTGCTTCCATCTGTTGCTCAAGATTCTCGCTTTCCAGCTCAGCAATGAGTTTCTCTGAAAATGTTGATGCCTCAGCATATTTCTGGCACTCAATTAAGAGAGAAAAGTTCTTCTGCTCCAAGTCTTCTATAAACTTTTGCAAGATGAAGATCTCGACTTGCGCATTTACAGCTTTGTCAAGCTCTTCCTCAAACTCCTTTTTCCTGGAGCGACATTCTTCTCGAAGAAAACTCACGTTGCTCTGAAGATCAGCCAATCTGCTGTCAGTCGATCTTTCGTAACTAGCACGCTCTTGCTTCTCAGTGGCAAGTGAGACTCTTAACTCTTCCACTTGAACATTCTTGAATTGTTTTTCCCTCTGTAGGTCAGCATATTTTCTTTCCAATTCAGTGTACTTCTTCTCCAAAACCCCTAGCTTCTCCTTAACTGCATTTAactgagagagaagagattctCTATCTTTTATAAGCTCGGCCTTATCGTTTTTGAGCAACTGGAAGAACTCTTCAAAGCATTTTGATTTCTCTCTAACACCTTGTAGCTCAATGTTAGCACCAGAAAGGGATGTCTCCAATAACGAGTTCTTTTCCAAAAGTTTCTGCATATTCTCAGTCATGATTTGCAATTGAGAAAGCAGATTAGCTCTCTCAGCGATAAACTCAGATTTCTCTCGTCGTAAAGACTCACATCTTTCTTGCAGATCATTCGTCTTCTCCCTATAACCATCTAGTTTGGTGTTTGATTCCAGAAGCAATTTCTCCAAAGAAACATTCTTCCTTAGAATGCTATCCATTTCACGCAGCTTCTCAGTAAGAGCATCTTTATCATCTCTCTGGTGGTTACATAACTCAGTCAGCTTTGAGTTCTCGTCTTGTAGTTTCCTCACAGAGCAGGCAAGTGATTCGGGATCAAATCCTGCGAGCTTCACTTGCTCCATTATCGTTTGATACCTCCTATTCAAGCTATCAATTTCATCCTTCAGACGACAGACCTCTTCTTGAAAGGCACTGCTTTGGTTAATCTGTCTTGCAACTTCTTCctcaagtttttcttttatctccTTCAAGCTATGGATCTCACCTTGCTGACTCTCCAAGGTGATCATAGAAGAATCATTTAGTTTGCTTAAGTTTAGATTTTCTTCTTCGACTGAGCTGATATCCCCTTCCAACTTTTGATTACGAGTCTCTAAGTCCTTCAACATGCCAATCCTGCTTTGAAGTTCTGAAGTAAGAACCTTTTGTTCCTCTTGGGACTGAGAATACACACTATGCAAACTCTTAAGGCTGGCTTCGATTTCTAAAAATCGAGAATGCTCATCTTTGATTAAAGACTGAAACTTCTCAAGCTCGTTTTGCTTCTGAACAATCTCTTGATCCTTAGCTGCTAATTTGTGTGTTAAACCATCTGCTTCTAGCTTCAAATTTTCATTTGAGCTTTCCAAAAGAATACACTGGTCCT comes from Camelina sativa cultivar DH55 chromosome 19, Cs, whole genome shotgun sequence and encodes:
- the LOC104766174 gene encoding CRC domain-containing protein TSO1 isoform X1 gives rise to the protein MDKPQKNPTTSQIGTSTPKSKFEDSPVFNYISNLSPIESVKSISTAQTFSSLSFTSPPPVFTSPHVNSHRESRFFRCHNSIDRTKPLEDLNGSVYKEDVVVPVIEDLNKEAPLEDEDETSVETSSELPQILKSDSQTPDRSDSPCTDDVTLEAPSDIPRGEGGSSSEDVKMGMLNVREVNDTPDCGRLISNATELLVFRSPNDSEAFRCLVDKISSSERRFCAGVKSTKRPDINKDVPANGSSNETEPSVVLPNESVFSLNRGGMRRRCLDFEMPGKRKKEIADDQQSMCDNKAAGESSSGCVVPGIGLHLNAIALSARDSNINVVHDYSISGEIHKNFSGSTTPIHSQDIVQETSDQAENEPVEEVPRALVFPELNTGSLKKKKRVSEQAGEGESCKRCNCKKSKCLKLYCECFAAGVYCIEPCSCIDCFNKPVHEETVLATRKQIESRNPLAFAPKVIRSADSIMEAGDDASKTPASARHKRGCNCKKSNCLKKYCECYQGGVGCSINCRCEGCKNVFGRKEGSLLVIMESKQEEDQETYEKRRTKIQHKIEVSREVEQNPSSDQPSTPLPPYRHLVVHQPFLSKNRLPPTQFFIGMGSSSFRKQDSDLTQSHNGKKPVDPVTEDKTEIMPEILLNSPIANIKAISPNSKRVSPPQLGSSESGSNLRRRGNGRKLILRSIPAFPSLNPNQ
- the LOC104766175 gene encoding protein NETWORKED 1A-like; the encoded protein is MATVLHSESRRLYSWWWDSHIPKNSKWIQQNLADMDSKVKAMIKLIEEDADSFARRAEMYYKKRPELMKLVEEFYRAYRALAERYDHATVELRHAHKTMAEAFPNQLPFDMLEDSASSSCSEPRTPEKMPPRIQPFYDSEDLQSATSKRGLSQLTEYLGSSETEVESLKRTLVELGAEKEALNLQYQLSLNKLSKLEKDLEVAQKVVNGLDERASKAEIETKILSEALAKLEAERDAALLRYNQSMQKIADLEESFAHVQENMKGFTNRATKAETEVQSLKQEHCRLHSEKEAGLAQYNRCLEMISTLEKKVREAEENAQMFSDKAAKAEDDIKALRHELLKVNEAKDGLSLRYHQCLETISKLEREVSHAQDNAKRLSSEVLAGAAKLKTVEDQCILLESSNENLKLEADGLTHKLAAKDQEIVQKQNELEKFQSLIKDEHSRFLEIEASLKSLHSVYSQSQEEQKVLTSELQSRIGMLKDLETRNQKLEGDISSVEEENLNLSKLNDSSMITLESQQGEIHSLKEIKEKLEEEVARQINQSSAFQEEVCRLKDEIDSLNRRYQTIMEQVKLAGFDPESLACSVRKLQDENSKLTELCNHQRDDKDALTEKLREMDSILRKNVSLEKLLLESNTKLDGYREKTNDLQERCESLRREKSEFIAERANLLSQLQIMTENMQKLLEKNSLLETSLSGANIELQGVREKSKCFEEFFQLLKNDKAELIKDRESLLSQLNAVKEKLGVLEKKYTELERKYADLQREKQFKNVQVEELRVSLATEKQERASYERSTDSRLADLQSNVSFLREECRSRKKEFEEELDKAVNAQVEIFILQKFIEDLEQKNFSLLIECQKYAEASTFSEKLIAELESENLEQQMEAEFLVHEIDNFRGAIYQVFKALQVEADCKTADQKVAKERIPVSRVLGDIKDLKCSLSSAEYETQRLVIENSVLLSLLGQFQSDGMKVESEKRVVEKDLETIVHRYGMLKKDRLELLEMNQQLKSELVDREQRELELRAELQTEHLKFESLHESYMALHQDHSNALNKNQTLLLKFSELKGEMCILEEENVAVLQEAIALNNMSVVYQSFGSEKVQQVEAFAENLSSLQDINSGLKQKIETLEEKLKGKEVDSQELNIKLEKLQESLEEANELNDLLDHQILDKDEILRQKAMELQEAEEMLKATHIANAELCEAVEELRKDCKESRKLRGNLDRRITKLCDLTGRQDEEIKNLGNLKENLESEVELLHKEIQEHRVREEFLSSELQEKSNEFGLWDAEATSFYFDLQISAVREVLLENKVKELTGVCENLKDEAVTKTTEVEQIKETVGFLEYEVTELKNQLSAYDPVVASLAEDVRSLEQNALSLLKLPAPADRHREGVQNDEHPEAAVSQEEGHSSTNLDSGFVLLQDMKTRIKTIKKAVAEEKKRRGKLRRRNSSHRSRDRKLYEEIELEDQFSGEIRQPRSPAMTELKNGSLMKDIPLDQVADSTFYGRSRRTSRGSSDQMLELWEESAEPESSIKSLITNKNSKKPLIPRLHRRSRNPSIESQSEKMVGVVDKLELSRSTEDNAKILERLLSDSRRLASLRISLRDLKSKLEMNEKPGKFTNPDIVRVKKQLKEMEEAIFQLTNTNEILSNEIEETGDARDIYRKVVIEKSKNGSEKIEQMQQEMQNIERTVLKLEEGASKSKGRKKFSESRTVILLRDIIHKGGKRTARKKKNRFCGCMRSSGNEE